The Coffea arabica cultivar ET-39 chromosome 3c, Coffea Arabica ET-39 HiFi, whole genome shotgun sequence genome contains a region encoding:
- the LOC113735506 gene encoding uncharacterized protein, with product MICPVCGDEIETVEHMLFTCPRAQVVWKLASVRWEGLRDLQGNLWRWWVAVAQTGTKESGTEHISLTANIMWNIWKARNKVAFEQKRKEAKEIGLKAQQEWQEYEDVRKQEEGYKKTAGGKGKFKPGKEPVLDGVIRINTDAALNARMIRTGKGIVARHWTGEIIRARGVVEQKKGDALMEETLAIRLALQMAREEGWGKIAIFSDCKTATNYINDNNVQDGILATILEDIADMVQVFDYCTISWKPRSLNTASHRLACFASQLVNDVNWVNQFPCWLKEANRLDDRAYTHFVSSPCMIKC from the coding sequence ATGATATGTCCTGTCTGTGGAGATGAAATAGAAACAGTCGAGCATATGCTTTTCACTTGCCCAAGAGCTCAAGTTGTATGGAAATTGGCATCAGTCAGATGGGAGGGGCTGAGAGATCTACAAGGTAATTTATGGAGATGGTGGGTGGCGGTGGCGCAGACAGGAACTAAGGAGTCGGGGACAGAGCATATAAGCCTAACAGCAAACATCATGTGGAACATTTGGAAAGCAAGAAACAAGGTGGCATTCGAGCAAAAAAGGAAGGAGGCGAAGGAGATAGGTCTGAAAGCACAACAAGAATGGCAGGAGTATGAGGATGTGAGGAAACAGGAGGAGGGGTACAAAAAGACGGCAGGAGGCAAGGGAAAGTTTAAACCAGGGAAGGAACCAGTGCTAGATGGAGTTATTAGAATTAATACAGATGCAGCCCTTAATGCGAGAATGATAAGAACAGGGAAGGGAATAGTGGCTAGGCATTGGACAGGCGAAATTATTAGAGCAAGGGGAGTAGTAGAGCAGAAGAAGGGGGATGCTCTAATGGAAGAAACTTTAGCCATTAGATTAGCTCTCCAAATGGCTCGTGAAGAAGGTTGGGGGAAGATAGCTATCTTCTCAGACTGTAAAACGGCTACTAACTACATTAATGACAACAATGTTCAAGATGGAATCCTAGCAACCATCCTGGAAGACATTGCAGATATGGTTCAAGTTTTTGACTACTGCACGATTTCTTGGAAGCCTAGATCTCTTAATACAGCAAGTCATAGGCTAGCATGTTTTGCTTCTCAGCTAGTTAATGATGTTAATTGGGTAAACCAGTTCCCATGCTGGTTAAAGGAGGCTAATAGATTAGATGACAGGGCTTATACTCATTTTGTAAGTAGTCCTTGTATGATCAAGTGTTAA
- the LOC113734493 gene encoding uncharacterized protein isoform X2, whose product MRHQYALVKQKIKKMESVGDSGCGDEFDWMEGLTYWSNFLSYKEVFGDVSVVHNSCDSLAIVGDCNDNDGGFDGGVHGMDMTQFDHLGHVGDDDFAPGLDGVDNGIISLGFHYEREEGEENFNGGNKSNSHVKEDGDDGFVYEGTEPTGSDTRKKRKVSKGLEKKAWRFLANQLGQLREMETQFEQREADRERERLRRERLLMEIEQERDMKWQEREKEREEREISREKLRKQRILEWDTMEKEIEDRERRRRDEDLMFERQWEERMNRSRLEWEKRMDDMLSQHRAQMSQIQTRLVHEQQSLTSQLLGIVSQWTGHPTGLSDHTGASSHYLNQMMQNLHHVNGLVHGDARVDGDNQDDQFIVDG is encoded by the coding sequence ATGAGGCATCAGTATGCTTTGGTTAAGCAGAAGATTAAGAAAATGGAATCTGTTGGCGATTCGGGTTGCGGGGATGAGTTTGATTGGATGGAGGGGCTGACGTATTGGTCGAATTTTCTTAGCTATAAGGAGGTTTTTGGTGACGTGTCAGTTGTACACAATAGTTGCGATTCATTAGCGATTGTCGGAGATTGTAATGATAATGATGGGGGTTTTGATGGTGGCGTTCATGGGATGGATATGACTCAGTTTGATCATCTGGGTCATGTGGGTGATGATGATTTTGCACCTGGTCTTGATGGGGTCGATAATGGGATTATCAGTTTGGGGTTCCATTATGAGCGTGAGGAAGGAGAGGAGAATTTTAATGGAGGGAATAAAAGTAATAGTCATGTAAAAGAGGATGGGGATGATGGATTCGTTTATGAAGGCACTGAGCCTACTGGTTCTGATacaaggaagaagaggaaggtcTCAAAAGGGTTGGAAAAGAAGGCATGGAGGTTTCTGGCAAACCAATTGGGACAGCTAAGGGAAATGGAAACCCAATTTGAGCAGCGTGAAGCTGATAGAGAACGGGAGAGGTTGAGGAGAGAACGCCTTCTCATGGAAATTGAGCAGGAACGAGACATGAAATggcaagaaagagaaaaggagaggGAAGAAAGGGAAATATCTAGGGAGAAGCTGAGGAAACAGAGGATTCTTGAATGGGACACCATGGAAAAGGAAATTGAAGACCGGGAAAGGAGAAGACGAGATGAAGACTTAATGTTTGAGAGGCAATGGGAGGAAAGGATGAATAGGAGTAGATTGGAATGGGAGAAGAGGATGGATGACATGCTAAGTCAGCACAGAGCACAAATGAGCCAGATACAGACTCGATTAGTTCACGAACAACAGAGTCTCACTAGTCAGTTGCTTGGTATTGTTTCACAGTGGACAGGTCATCCAACTGGTCTCTCTGACCACACTGGTGCTAGTAGCCATTATCTTAATCAGATGATGCAAAATCTTCACCATGTAAATGGTTTGGTGCATGGTGATGCAAGGGTTGATGGTGATAACCAAGATGATCAATTTATCGTTGATGGCTGA
- the LOC113734493 gene encoding uncharacterized protein isoform X1 has translation MMAPPTSRRKKWTEAEERTLIDKYGEMVCDGTLAKMKTREKKFKPIALYVNSVHHARDPVTYPWQWTWKDVSVKVQNMRHQYALVKQKIKKMESVGDSGCGDEFDWMEGLTYWSNFLSYKEVFGDVSVVHNSCDSLAIVGDCNDNDGGFDGGVHGMDMTQFDHLGHVGDDDFAPGLDGVDNGIISLGFHYEREEGEENFNGGNKSNSHVKEDGDDGFVYEGTEPTGSDTRKKRKVSKGLEKKAWRFLANQLGQLREMETQFEQREADRERERLRRERLLMEIEQERDMKWQEREKEREEREISREKLRKQRILEWDTMEKEIEDRERRRRDEDLMFERQWEERMNRSRLEWEKRMDDMLSQHRAQMSQIQTRLVHEQQSLTSQLLGIVSQWTGHPTGLSDHTGASSHYLNQMMQNLHHVNGLVHGDARVDGDNQDDQFIVDG, from the coding sequence atgatGGCACCACCAACTTCTAGAAGAAAGAAATGGACTGAGGCAGAAGAGAGGACTTTAATAGATAAGTATGGTGAGATGGTCTGTGATGGAACTTTAGCTAAAATGAAAACTAGGGAGAAAAAATTTAAGCCTATTGCCTTGTATGTTAATTCTGTACACCATGCTAGGGACCCCGTTACATACCCTTGGCAGTGGACTTGGAAAGATGTGTCAGTAAAAGTGCAGAATATGAGGCATCAGTATGCTTTGGTTAAGCAGAAGATTAAGAAAATGGAATCTGTTGGCGATTCGGGTTGCGGGGATGAGTTTGATTGGATGGAGGGGCTGACGTATTGGTCGAATTTTCTTAGCTATAAGGAGGTTTTTGGTGACGTGTCAGTTGTACACAATAGTTGCGATTCATTAGCGATTGTCGGAGATTGTAATGATAATGATGGGGGTTTTGATGGTGGCGTTCATGGGATGGATATGACTCAGTTTGATCATCTGGGTCATGTGGGTGATGATGATTTTGCACCTGGTCTTGATGGGGTCGATAATGGGATTATCAGTTTGGGGTTCCATTATGAGCGTGAGGAAGGAGAGGAGAATTTTAATGGAGGGAATAAAAGTAATAGTCATGTAAAAGAGGATGGGGATGATGGATTCGTTTATGAAGGCACTGAGCCTACTGGTTCTGATacaaggaagaagaggaaggtcTCAAAAGGGTTGGAAAAGAAGGCATGGAGGTTTCTGGCAAACCAATTGGGACAGCTAAGGGAAATGGAAACCCAATTTGAGCAGCGTGAAGCTGATAGAGAACGGGAGAGGTTGAGGAGAGAACGCCTTCTCATGGAAATTGAGCAGGAACGAGACATGAAATggcaagaaagagaaaaggagaggGAAGAAAGGGAAATATCTAGGGAGAAGCTGAGGAAACAGAGGATTCTTGAATGGGACACCATGGAAAAGGAAATTGAAGACCGGGAAAGGAGAAGACGAGATGAAGACTTAATGTTTGAGAGGCAATGGGAGGAAAGGATGAATAGGAGTAGATTGGAATGGGAGAAGAGGATGGATGACATGCTAAGTCAGCACAGAGCACAAATGAGCCAGATACAGACTCGATTAGTTCACGAACAACAGAGTCTCACTAGTCAGTTGCTTGGTATTGTTTCACAGTGGACAGGTCATCCAACTGGTCTCTCTGACCACACTGGTGCTAGTAGCCATTATCTTAATCAGATGATGCAAAATCTTCACCATGTAAATGGTTTGGTGCATGGTGATGCAAGGGTTGATGGTGATAACCAAGATGATCAATTTATCGTTGATGGCTGA